The Streptomyces sp. NBC_00569 genomic sequence CCTACGGGCGCCCGGTCACACGCAGATGACTTCGATGCCCTGCGCCGTGATCTCCTCGACGAGCGCCTCGGGGGCGTCCTTGTCCGTCACCAGGATCGACACCGCGTTCAGCGCGCACACCTGGGCGAACGCCCGGCGGCCCAGCTTCGAGGAGTCGGCCACCACGATGACCGTGCCCGCGCGTTCGGCGAGCGAGCGGTTCGCGCTGGCCTCCGACTCGTCGTGGGTGGCCGCGCCGAAGCGCGGATGGACCGCGTCCACACCGAGGATCGTGTAGTCGAGGGCAAGGCTCTGCAGGACGGACGTGACGAGCGGGCCGACGAGCTCGTACGAGCTCGGCCGGGCCACGCCTCCCGTGACGACGATCTTCACATGGGGGCGGATCGCCAGCTCGTTGGCGATGTTGATCGCGTTGGTGACGACGGTGAGCGCGACGCCTCCGGACGTGCCGCCCGGGTCGGTGCGGACGGCCAGTTCCCTGGCCACCTCGGAGGTCGTGGTGCCGCCGTTGATGCCGACGACGGAGCCCGACGGGACGAGTTCGGCGA encodes the following:
- a CDS encoding DeoR/GlpR family DNA-binding transcription regulator; this encodes MGAHARWTQLLEILGNEGHLDVTEAAERLGCSSATIRRDMDELARQSLLTRTRGGAVVSSVAYDLPLRYKTARKADEKQRIAKAVAELVPSGSVVGINGGTTTSEVARELAVRTDPGGTSGGVALTVVTNAINIANELAIRPHVKIVVTGGVARPSSYELVGPLVTSVLQSLALDYTILGVDAVHPRFGAATHDESEASANRSLAERAGTVIVVADSSKLGRRAFAQVCALNAVSILVTDKDAPEALVEEITAQGIEVICV